The Capsicum annuum cultivar UCD-10X-F1 chromosome 1, UCD10Xv1.1, whole genome shotgun sequence sequence aaaggtgttaggcacccctcgatccggTGGTTCGCCCACAGTCGCTTCGTGGAGTATATTGGCTAGTAgacactatgaagtgaataaatcacataaaacacacaaaccAAACAAACGAAAATTCAAACATTAATGTCCGAAATAATAATGCCCAGTCTAATTATTATAGTCCAAAAtaaaagatactgaaataaaCCTATGCTAACCTTCACTGGTTCTAAACTATGCTCTacctgatgcctcgggccttgatcacgaacgtcCTTCGCGTACAAGATACTTCAGGCATGCCCCGATGAATAAGTATAATGtgacctcagggcattccccggcgaatgaatacatttgatgaaatgcGGTAAAAGTAGAGAAATCACTCAACACATACATTCACACATTCGATGATGTAGAATCCAACGAGTTGCCTACCCCAAAATCTAAGATTTGCCTATCAATTCTCAGCCTAAAATATGATACTATCGAGTTCGATAAAATTAACATTCATTTCGAATCCAACAACAATGGTTGAATTAAAGCACAACAAAATTAACCCCTTTTTATCGATTTTTCAATTTCCGCCCTAGTTTTCATAAAACTATAATTGTTCTAGTTTAATTTagcaaattcaaataaaatcagATCACAAATACGCCACCTAAACAATAGAAACATCAAGCACAATGGATTCATAACCAACTCATGAAAAATTGATACGGAGATAAAAGAAATGGACCTCTTGAAGCTTCCGATTACAAATTATTTAATTGAAGTGTTGAAATCAAGGAGTCCAAAATGGAACACACGAACATAACCTCTACCGAACTTGACCTTAGACTGAATTGGATTGCAATTTTCGATGTTAAACTTCACTCGATTGAATCATGACTAACCTGAATTTTGGTTGGCTTTTAGGTGGCTTTTGGTTGACGTTGGTTTGGAGTAATAGAGAGGATTGATTAGTCGCCGATGGAGATGGCGATTCCGGCGAGACTTCGCCGAAATTATGACGATCTTTTACTGTTCCTCtccctatctctattccaccatttTTCCTCTCTCACTCTAATTTTCTCCTTTCTAATTTCTCTCTGCCTTTTCACTTCTTCTTGATGGTGTATGCGTAtaccagtgtgtgtgtgtttcggTGATTGTGTATGTGCATTTTTGGTGACACTGTGTGTGCACATTTTCTAGTAACTTTGTGTGtatcctttttttttgttttttcctctcAATTCTGATCAACCTCCGTCTGTTTTCTACGTATATTATCCCTCTTGATCACTGTTTTTTATCCTTTTTGATTGATTCTGTGTGTGAGTGTTGCCATGTGAATGTTCTCCGATGGTCAGTGTGAATTGTGTGTGTATGGTGTGGTCTCACGATGTGTATTATGAGAGTGTATATATGGAGGAGTctgggtgtgtgtgtgtgtgtatccgTTCTTCAATTCTCCTCTTTCGTGTATGTgaggtgtgtgtgtatatgttgtGCGATTGGCGATGGACAGGTGTATGTAAATTGTGTATTCTCTGATGGCTTTGTTGGGATGGGGTAAGGGAAGGGGGTCTAGGGGTCTAAGGTGTAGGGGGTAgaaagttgttatttttgttagggtGAGGTGGTTAAATTTGATTGAGTAGGGTGTTAAAGTTGTTATggatttagttattttttgtcCTTTTGGGGAAAAATTATGGAATGGTGTGGGTTGTATGGTAAAGAGAATTAAATAGGTAAAATTGACAtttcggagggacaaaattacgtgtctacacacGTCTCAAATGCTGATATGCACGTGATTTACACATTTGTTGGTGTAACTGGTGCTGGCTGAAAAAGGAggtatgaataatactttaaagtTATTTCGTGGGGTAATAGATCGCCCGTATAACTTAGGTATCCTTTTGCAATAGTCAGACAACTTCAGGAGTGACTTTATGCTTTTTCTCCTTATATGTTCAACAAAATATTCCTTTCATTCTACAAATTAAATCAAATGCGATCGCAGCAACTGTGAATTGAAGTAGTATATTTTTCTACATTAATTAATCTCTTGTGTTTTCGTCATAGAAGAAGAAATCTCAGTCTTGAATCTTAATATAACATGATGGTGAATGAGATAGTGAACGCATCTTCAACAATTTTGTTGTTTATGGGGTGACGCTAAATCCGGATTGCGATTTTGATACGATTCTTGATGAAATACTTCATACCTTATACTAAAAATACTTTGTCTAAATATACTAACAATAAAATACTTTATACACTGTCTTAAAATTACTTTATAGTTTGGTGTTAAACTATTAGAAggtatcttaaaaataatttgcctaaatattgtaaaatattgtatACGTTGGTCTAAAACTTTTTATGTACTTTGGTCTAAAATATTCTTGTTATCAACACAAACGACATGTAATTTTCCGTTTTAAAAATACTAGGAATAAATATGCTTGTGATAAAATTCTTTATACCTTGACGTACATTTtatatttgaatcatttcaattgAGTCGTGGATCTataaaaaatacacaataatCTCTCTGTCCCACAATGACATAAATACTTTTTGTATACATCCTATACTGCTCAAATTCCACTTATGAGATTATActaaatattttatcattattaagCAGGATTACATGAGATAAAGGAGAAGGTTCACATGTATATATGGAATACTTCTCACATTTTTGAAAGGAGGTTAAAAGTAGAGAGTGATAGATCATGGAGGAATCCTAATGACCGATCCATCATGTGGATCAAATTGAGTCACGGGCATCTTTAGGTCATATCaatgtttatgagtttttttttttttttttttgggtaaacgTTTATGTGTTAGTTATATGTTAACTTCACATACTCTCTTCATCTCATTTTATGTATCATAGTTTGATTTaatatgaaatttaagaaataagaaaaaatttgatgatttttatcaaattgacatttattaaaaaatacaatactaCTATCTTTAATTAAGTGAAACCTTATAAATGAGATAGTAAAAGTGAAATTGTGTCTTTAGATAGTTACCAAATAAGAGTCCTACAAAGTAAGATCCAGAAGGATAAAGTGTACGTAACCTTACAACTACCTCataagatagataaatagattatttcagatagaaGTGGATAATAACCAAAACAACAAATACAATAGCAGAGCAATACAACAAAACTAACTACACGAAACAATGCACTCTGATCAATTTGTTGTATGCTCAACATGGTAGAGTATATTTCTTATATAGGGAATGAGTAATGAAATAaaatttccttctttttttcccttctttctttTGTTATAATTGTTGAGGAGTAAGCATTATCGTCGCATATGATAATaagttcttttgttattattgttgagtAGTAAGCATTATATCGTCGCATATGATAATAATGGTGTTAGGTATGGTGGTATAAAAATAGTCATTCCAGAAAGAAGAAAGTTGGTTCTATAGTTCCCTGTTTTACTGCATTATTGTTACATTTTCCAAGAATGATATTGACAGTAGTTGGACACAATTAAACACTTAAATATGTAAAGAGACAATGGTGAAAATCACTTAATTAAGACATAATAAATGAGTCCTAATCCCAAAAACCTTCGAGTTTTAATCCGTTTCTGATCGCTTAAGGTTATAGTTCAAGGGTAACATGTTTTTCAATGAGATATATGTAGTACGTAGTTGTTACTTCTTCCGTTAACTATTATTTATCACATTTTGCATCacaaaaatcaatttaattaaatttcataGCAAAATTAAATTACAGTAATTTAGAAGTTAAAAAATAGATActcaaaaactatatgaaaaatcCTATAAATTGCATTTCTTCTTATATTATTACGATGAGAAAATTGATCTTAAAATACTGATCAAAATTCACacaatttaactttttataagCGAAACTTAACAAGTAAAAGTGAGCAAAAGGAGTAATAGAGGTTCAATGGGTGACCAAATAATAATGAGAAGTCAAATTTAATTAACATGTCGTGTGTTTTTAGATTCGTGTCATAGATATAGCCCCTATTGTGAGTTacttttttcatatgaaatttgaaTATCGTGCATTTACACCACATCAATATATATGTGTTACTGTATATGTTTAAATACAGACTTTATTTACTTGACAATAATTACTTACAGGGGTGGACCTATGTTGTATCTTGAGGTGCTTCGGCACCCATTAAACTCAATGCGAAATAagtataattacatagaaaatatataaaaataggtataaaatatataaaagcatCTACTATAACAAAAAGTTAGTTGAGTACATTGACATTTAGGTTGATTATAAGGTCCTTCAATGGGAAGAGGTCCCAGGTTCGAACCTCATTGAggtgattttctttttaaaattttttaagcacccactatCCTTAAATCTTGGGTCCTTAACATTCATTTGGGAAATTTTTAACCTTTGAGCTCTTTGCTTTACTGCATCATTACTATTTCCAAGAATGATATTTACATTAATTGGACGTAATTAGTTACACTTAAAAATGCAGAGACACCATGTCTAAAATCATTTTATACTATACTCTCTTAGAatcattttacttgtcatattttgatttattcgtTAAAACAAAGTTTTTTGTTCTAATTTAGACATGAGTTaacacataaaaatgaccctaaacttgacaccaaattataactttgaccttaaactttgatagttcacaaataggacctttaactattcaaaacctgaacaaatatgacctccgattttacaatcccatgcgtgagtctcactcatGCCTActtggaaaggtaatccaatcacacgatgccacgtcgttaaaaggactgacttggagagaggtcatatttgtgcaattttgagtagttaaatgtcatatttgtgcggcaaaatgaccttctggacccctcaACTATGttagttttgtaagttggacacttctacttacatatttgtcatctggacccttgaacacATCAAAAAGCAATATTtcgcaccctttgaccgttgaccttgcctatgtgccaaggtcatggtgactaggacaaagagagtgtaaccACTTGCCTAGGGGTGAGAAAgggggtcaatttttgactaattttacattaagataattaaaatatatatatatatattaaatttttatttttttaaaaagtcctTTTTTCCCTCCaccaattaaatttaaaaatatttttataaattttaagataattttaaaatatttttaacattttNNNNNNNNNNNNNNNNNNNNNNNNNNNNNNNNNNNNNNNNNNNNNNNNNNNNNNNNNNNNNNNNNNNNNNNNNNNNNNNNNNNNNNNNNNNNNNNNNNNNNNNNNNNNNNNNNNNNNNNNNNNNNNNNNNNNNNNNNNNNNNNNNNNNNNNNNNNNNNNNNNNNNNNNNNNNNNNNNNNNNNNNNNNNNNNNNNNNNNNNNNNNNNNNNNNNNNNNNNNNNNNNNNNNNNNNNNNNNNNNNNNNNNNNNNNNNNNNNNNNNNNNNNNNNNNNNNNNNNNNNNNNNNNNNNNNNNNNNNNNNNNNNNNNNNNNNNNNNNNNNNNNNNNNNNNNNNNNNNNNNNNNNNNNNNNNNNNNNNNNNNNNNNNNNNNNNNNNNNNNNNNNNNNNNNNNNNNNNNNNNNNNNNNNNNNNNNNNNNNNNNNNNNNNNNNNNNNNNNNNNNNNNNNNNNNNNNNNNNNNNNNNNNNNNNNNNNNNNNNNNNNNNNNNNNNNNNNNNNNNNNNNNNNNNNNNNNNNNNNNNNNNNNNNNNNNNNNNNNNNNNNNNNNNNNNNNNNNNNNNNNNNNNNNNNNNNNNNNNNNNNNNNNNNNNNNNNNNNNNNNNNNNNNNNNNNNNNNNNNNNNNNNNNNNNNNNNNNNNNNNNNNNNNNNNNNNNNNNNNNNNNNNNNNNNNNNNNNNNNNNNNNNNNNNNNNNNNNNNNNNNNNNNNNNNNNNNNNNNNNNNNNNNNNNNNNNNNNNNNNNNNNNNNNNNNNNNNNNNNNNNNNNNNNNNNNNNNNNNNNNNNNNNNNNNNNNNNNNNNNNNNNNNNNNNNNNNNNNNNNNNNNNNNNNNNNNNNNNNNNNNNNNNNNNNNNNNNNNNNNNNNNNNNNNNNNNNNNNNNNNNNNNNNNNNNNNNNNNNNNNNNNNNNNNNNNNNNNNNNNNNNNNNNNNNNNNNNNNNNNNNNNNNNNNNNNNNNNNNNNNNNNNNNNNNNNNNNNNNNNNNNNNNNNNNNNNNNNNNNNNNNNNNNNNNNNNNNNNNNNNNNNNNNNNNNNNNNNNNNNNNNNNNNNNNNNNNNNNNNNNNNNNNNNNNNNNNNNNNNNNNNNNNNNNNNNNNNNNNNNNNNNNNNNNNNNNNNNNNNNNNNNNNNNNNNNNNNNNNNNNNNNNNNNNNNNNNNNNNNNNNNNNNNNNNNNNNNNNNNNNNNNNNNNNNNNNNNNNNNNNNNNNNNNNNNNNNNNNNNNNNNNNNNNNNNNNNNNNNNNNNNNNNNNNNNNNNNNNNNNNNNNNNNNNNNNNNNNNNNNNNNNNNNNNNNNNNNNNNNNNNNNNNNNNNNNNNNNNNNNNNNNNNNNNNNNNNNNNNNNNNNNNNNNNNNNNNNNNNNNNNNNNNNNNNNNNNNNNNNNNNNNNNNNNNNNNNNNNNNNNNNNNNNNNNNNNNNNNNNNNNNNNNNNNNNNNNNNNNNNNNNNNNNNNNNNNNNNNNNNNNNNNNNNNNNNNNNNNNNNNNNNNNNNNNNNNNNNNNNNNNNNNNNNNNNNNNNNNNNNNNNNNNNNNNNNNNNNNNNNNNNNNNNNNNNNNNNNNNNNNNNNNNNNNNNNNNNNNNNNNNNNNNNNNNNNNNNNNNNNNNNNNNNNNNNNNNNNNNNNNNNNNNNNNNNNNNNNNNNNNNNNNNNNNNNNNNNNNNNNNNNNNNNNNNNNNNNNNNNNNNNNNNNNNNNNNNNNNNNNNNNNNNNNNNNNNNNNNNNNNNNNNNNNNNNNNNNNNNNNNNNNNNNNNNNNNNNNNNNNNNNNNNNNNNNNNNNNNNNNNNNNNNNNNNNNNNNNNNNNNNNNNNNNNNNNNNNNNNNNNNNNNNNNNNNNNNNNNNNNNNNNNNNNNNNNNNNNNNNNNNNNNNNNNNNNNNNNNNNNNNNNNNNNNNNNNNNNNNNNNNNNNNNNNNNNNNNNNNNNNNNNNNNNNNNNNNNNNNNNNNNNNNNNNNNNNNNNNNNNNNNNNNNNNNNNNNNNNNNNNNNNNNNNNNNNNNNNNNNNNNNNNNNNNNNNNNNNNNNNNNNNNNNNNNNNNNNNNNNNNNNNNNNNNNNNNNNNNNNNNNNNNNNNNNNNNNNNNNNNNNNNNNNNNNNNNNNNNNNNNNNNNNNNNNNNNNNNNNNNNNNNNNNNNNNNNNNNNNNNNNNNNNNNNNNNNNNNNNNNNNNNNNNNNNNNNNNNNNNNNNNNNNNNNNNNNNNNNNNNNNNNNNNNNNNNNNNNNNNNNNNNNNNNNNNNNNNNNNNNNNNNNNNNNNNNNNNNNNNNNNNNNNNNNNNNNNNNNNNNNNNNNNNNNNNNNNNNNNNNNNNNNNNNNNNNNNNNNNNNNNNNNNNNNNNNNNNNNNNNNNNNNNNNNNNNNNNNNNNNNNNNNNNNNNNNNNNNNNNNNNNNNNNNNNNNNNNNNNNNNNNNNNNNNNNNNNNNNNNNNNNNNNNNNNNNNNNNNNNNNNNNNNNNNNNNNNNNNNNNNNNNNNNNNNNNNNNNNNNNNNNNNNNNNNNNNNNNNNNNNNNNNNNNNNNNNNNNNNNNNNNNNNNNNNNNNNNNNNNNNNNNNNNNNNNNNNNNNNNNNNNNNNNNNNNNNNNNNNNNNNNNNNNNNNNNNNNNNNNNNNNNNNNNNNNNNNNNNNNNNNNNNNNNNNNNNNNNNNNNNNNNNNNNNNNNNNNNNNNNNNNNNNNNNNNNNNNNNNNNNNNNNNNNNNNNNNNNNNNNNNNNNNNNNNNNNNNNNNNNNNNNNNNNNNNNNNNNNNNNNNNNNNNNNNNNNNNNNNNNNNNNNNNNNNNNNNNNNNNNNNNNNNNNNNNNNNNNNNNNNNNNNNNNNNNNNNNNNNNNNNNNNNNNNNNNNNNNNNNNNNNNNNNNNNNNNNNNNNNNNNNNNNNNNNNNNNNNNNNNNNNNNNNNNNNNNNNNNNNNNNNNNNNNNNNNNNNNNNNNNNNNNNNNNNNNNNNNNNNNNNNNNNNNNNNNNNNNNNNNNNNNNNNNNNNNNNNNNNNNNNNNNNNNNNNNNNNNNNNNaacacgcgttttgccacgtaggattggaggtcatatttgtgcagttttgaatagttaaaggtcatatttgtgcactgtcaaagtttaagatcaaagttataatttgatatcaagttcagagtcatttttatgtattaactctttagATATGAATCCTGCAGGAAACACCAACCGGAAGTAGCCTCCACCATGAATTTATATTAGATATAGACTCGAATTCTTTAATCCGAACAGAAAAAACTCATTCCTCTCGCCACACTCAACTCAAAATGCACTTTGTAATAACAAGAGGCATCATATATAGATTACAAACTTTAAGAATTCATATATCGACATATATAATCAAACAACTTCAAAATGGTAAGTGAAACATCGTATAGCTACaccaaatcaatatatatatatatatatgttagacgTTTGAATAATACAGAGTTCATTTACTTAACAATAATTAATTAACGTGCGTTTGGGCAAATTTTTAACATTTGAGCTCTTTGCTTTACTGCATCATTACTATTTCCAAGAATGATATTTACATTAATTGGACACGCTATTAGTTACACTTAGATATGCAAAGACACGATGGTTAAAATCATTTAAATATACTATTAACGAATCATTTTACTTGTCGCATTTTGATTTATACATTCCTTAAAACAAAGTTCTTTGCTCTAATTTAGATATATGTCCTGCAGGAAACACTAACTGAAAGTCGCCGGCTTCTACCGtgaatttattttagatatagaCTCGACGCCTTTAATTCAAGCAGAAAAAACTCATTCAACTAGCCACACTCAactcaaaataacaaaaagaatcaTATATAGAACACAAACTTTAAAATGCCATATATCAACATATATAATTAAACAACTTCAAATTGGTAAGTGAAACGCTTACCAAAATACTTGGGTATTACAATTTACAATCTTCAAACTAAACCAACCATCTCAAAGTATAGTATAGTATCCTCAACCCTCAACCCTCACCAgtcaccccccacccccaccccaccccacccataCACACACAAAGAAAGAAAGACCCTCCAAGAAATTATAAAGACATCCTTAAATCTTGACTTGAGAAATCAATTACTACTAGTTAAGAGCACTGGAAGCCAGCAGGAGCTTCTTTGGAACAAACATTAAGAAGCAAACTAAGTGAAACTGGAACATTAAGGTTAATCCCCAAAATATTAGCCTTAATAGCAGTGCAAAGACAAAGAGCAGCTTCAGCATTAGCAAGTCCAGAAAGTAGGCTACAACAAGGTGTCACTGGTGGTGAGCCAATAACAGCATTCACTAAACCAAGAACATCAGCACAAACACCTAACTTAAGTGTATCAATTGGGCAAGTTTCTGTAGGATAATAAGGAGGTGGAGGGCAtgatggttttggttttgg is a genomic window containing:
- the LOC107871515 gene encoding 14 kDa proline-rich protein DC2.15, which translates into the protein MASKNVFPSTLALFLCLNLFFAVVSGCGTCPKPKPKPKPKPSCPPPPYYPTETCPIDTLKLGVCADVLGLVNAVIGSPPVTPCCSLLSGLANAEAALCLCTAIKANILGINLNVPVSLSLLLNVCSKEAPAGFQCS